A single genomic interval of Armigeres subalbatus isolate Guangzhou_Male chromosome 1, GZ_Asu_2, whole genome shotgun sequence harbors:
- the LOC134206947 gene encoding LOW QUALITY PROTEIN: sphingomyelin phosphodiesterase-like (The sequence of the model RefSeq protein was modified relative to this genomic sequence to represent the inferred CDS: substituted 1 base at 1 genomic stop codon): MISLKSLCLLALVLGNCWAYQVKPENYNKLVKQQKKFNERFEKEFLTEHLKYTESGVKSDRLEEMFEHLRQKPEMFRQELDNHPIPYQTTECTACRALVTTYLAYRRVLNWDRDRIAAQAASTCDTLGILLPENCVKVIDKNIDIMLYIVDNRPSLTAQTICGVIFQMGACVLEDREFLDWTIDVAAGGTPITSSKAGANRGANDLKIIHLTDLHYDPHYRTGYNAVCGEPCCCRVGQGIPANPEDGAGEWGDYRDCDSPWKAVENAVREAGRSHPDAAYVYHTGDIVDHGSWETTIDGNIQSITLTNNLLKSVFGTKPVYNVLGNHEITPTNVFAPSHIGIPEFSPSWVYELVADQWSSWLPAATRQTILQGGYYTVLVRTGFRIIALNNNDAYTFNWWILYDPAYLRGQLQWLHDTLLEAERAGEKVHILAHIPIGGGTSFITWARQYRRILDRFWNTVQAHFHGHTHADEFNIFYSAANPXHAINVAFNGGGTVPYSNFNPNYVVYYVNPQTYEVTDFESYYFNLTEANQHPTRNPLWTPLYSFASDFSISNVSPASLDGLARRFGTSSSELHRYWQLKVKRGDPFLQQGCDGDCLLNHLCEIVTNEANDDRKCNELVATFRNT; the protein is encoded by the exons aaggaattcttaacCGAGCATTTGAAGTACACGGAGAGTGGTGTCAAGTCGGACCGGCTCGAGGAAATGTTCGAACACCTTCGCCAGAAGCCGGAGATGTTCCGACAGGAGTTGGATAACCACCCGATTCCCTACCAGACTACGGAGTGTACGGCTTGCCGAGCACTGGTTACCACCTATTTGGCATACCGTCGAGTCTTGAACTGGGATCGAGACCGTATCGCTGCTCAAGCTGCATCCACGTGTGATACTTTGGGAATCCTGCTTCCGGAAAATTGTGTCAAGGTCATTGACAAAAACATCGACATCATGCTATACATCGTCGATAACCGACCCAGTTTGACGGCTCAAACCATCTGTGGAGTGATTTTCCAAATGGGGGCATGCGTGCTGGAAGATCGCGAATTCTTGGATTGGACTATTGATGTAGCTGCAGGTGGCACTCCCATTACGTCTTCCAAAGCTGGAGCAAATCGTGGAGCCAACGATTTGAAGATTATTCATTTGACTGATTTGCACTACGATCCACACTACCGTACAGGTTACAACGCAGTCTGTGGTGAACCGTGTTGCTGTCGCGTAGGGCAAGGCATTCCCGCAAATCCGGAAGATGGAGCAGGAGAATGGGGTGACTATCGCGATTGTGATTCACCATGGAAGGCAGTAGAAAACGCGGTTCGTGAAGCTGGACGAAGTCACCCGGATGCCGCGTACGTTTACCATACTGGAGATATCGTTGATCATGGATCATGGGAGACGACAATTGATGGAAACATTCAATCAATTACTCTCACCAATAATCTGCTGAAATCCGTCTTCGGAACCAAACCGGTGTATAACGTACTTGGAAACCACGAGATCACACCGACAAATGTGTTTGCCCCAAGCCACATCGGCATTCCTGAATTCTCTCCAAGCTGGGTCTACGAACTGGTTGCTGACCAATGGTCAAGCTGGCTTCCAGCAGCCACGAGGCAGACTATCCTGCAAGGAGGGTACTATACTGTGTTGGTGCGCACCGGTTTCCGTATTATAGCTCTGAACAATAACGATGCCTACACTTTCAACTGGTGGATCCTTTACGATCCGGCATACCTCCGCGGTCAGCTGCAATGGCTGCACGATACTCTGCTGGAAGCGGAAAGAGCCGGCGAGAAGGTTCACATCTTAGCTCACATTCCAATCGGAGGTGGAACCAGCTTTATTACATGGGCACGGCAGTACCGTCGTATTTTGGACCGCTTCTGGAACACCGTCCAGGCACACTTCCACGGTCATACACACGCTGACGAGTTCAACATATTCTACTCCGCAGCTAACCCATAACATGCCATCAATGTGGCATTCAATGGAGGGGGTACAGTTCCGTACAGTAATTTCAATCCCAACTACGTCGTTTACTATGTCAATCCACAAACTTAT GAAGTCACCGATTTCGAATCGTACTACTTCAACCTGACCGAAGCGAACCAGCACCCGACTAGGAACCCCCTGTGGACACCACTCTACTCCTTCGCAAGCGATTTCAGTATTTCCAATGTGTCTCCCGCATCGCTTGATGGCTTGGCACGTCGCTTCGGAACGAGTTCATCGGAACTGCACCGCTACTGGCAGCTGAAGGTGAAGCGCGGCGATCCGTTCCTTCAGCAAGGCTGCGATGGCGACTGCTTGCTAAATCATCTCTGCGAAATCGTCACCAATGAGGCCAACGATGATCGAAAGTGCAACGAACTGGTGGCTACATTCCGCAATACGTAA